From the Lathyrus oleraceus cultivar Zhongwan6 chromosome 4, CAAS_Psat_ZW6_1.0, whole genome shotgun sequence genome, one window contains:
- the LOC127137959 gene encoding uncharacterized protein LOC127137959, which yields MGNISKRNQMPQNPMLEVELFDVWGINFMGPFPPSFGRNYILVAVDYVSKWVEAVALPTNDAKVVVKFLKENIFVSFGVPRALISDEGTHFLNHLMEKLLLKYNVKHRIATSYHPQTSGQVEVSNRQLKQILEKTVNSSRKDWASKLDDALWAYRTAFKTPIGKNMSRRVDRSKNVAESSRPCQRARRTLNEHDIVFENLEHQKRYTAHLKRKFTPTKYMCNGTLQELGLEAEVHRMFHTLGMLEFMQLEALTFARITLEFLSTIEFKLKNRWNGTEKEYYGTLHFCLFNTDMELYVDELGSILKLPIVGPGTVPDTFVPAEFWTAITGNIKYVSKGAKTSGIHNPCFRYA from the exons ATGGGAAACATCTcgaaaagaaatcagatgccgCAAAACCCCATGTTGGAAGTTGAACTCTTCGATGTTTGGGGTATCAACtttatgggaccatttccacCTTCATTTGGAAGGAATTACATTTTGGTGGCGGTGGATTATGtatccaagtgggtagaagcagtcGCTCTACCAACGAATGATGCAAAAGTGGTAGTCAAGTTTCTAAAGGAAAATATATTTGTCAGTTTTGGAGTGCCAAGAGCTCTAATAAGTGATGAAGGAACTCATTTCTTAAATCACCTAATGGAGAAACTACTCTTGAAGTATAATGTAAAACATCGTATAGCCACTTCGTACCATCCGCAAACAAGTGGTCAAGTTGAAGTGTCAAATAGACAGTTGAAACAAATTCTGGAGAAGACGGTCAACTCATCTCGCAAAGATTGGGCAAGTAAGCTTGATGATGCACtttgggcataccgaactgctttCAAAACACCGATTG GTAAGAATATGTCTCGCCGAGTAGACAGAAGCAAAAATGTGGCGGAATCATCCCGGCCATGTCAAAGGGCGAGAAGAACTCTGAATGAGCACGACATTGTGTTTGAAAACTTGGAGCACCAAAAGAGGTATACGGCTCATCTTAAAAGAAAATTTACCCCCACCAAATACATGTGTAATGGCACTTTGCAGGAATTGGGATTGGAAGCTGAAGTTCACCGAATGTTCCACACCTTAGGTATGTTGGAATTCATGCAGTTAGAAGCGCTAACTTTTGCGCGCATTACTCTTGAATTCTTGAGTACCATTGAATTTAAGCTGAAAAATCGGTGGAATGGAACGGAGAAAGAGTACTATGGTACTTTGcatttttgtttatttaataCTGATATGGAATTGTATGTGGATGAGTTAGGGAGTATCCTAAAACTCCCAATCGTAGGCCCTGGAACGGTGCCCGATACTTTTGTTCCGGCGGAATTCTGGACCGCTATAACAGGTAACATTAAATATGTCTCCAAAGGGGCAAAAACATCGGGTATCCATAACCCTTGTTTCAGGTACGCTTAG